Proteins from a single region of Streptomyces sp. HUAS 15-9:
- a CDS encoding response regulator transcription factor — protein MGGATPPGTVLVVDDDAAIRRSLERGLRLSGFAVRTAPDGPGALAAVADGPPDVLVLDVSMPGMSGIEVCARLRADGRDLPVLMLSALDETGDRIAGLQAGGDDYLVKPFALQELVLRLRALLRRRPPAVPEQVLRVADLLIDPAARTVRRGGRPLDLTRREFELLEVLARNAGLVLNRDQLLERVWGYDFDVRSDAVDTFVSYLRRKLEADGAPRLIQTVRGVGFVLREES, from the coding sequence ATGGGCGGGGCGACACCCCCGGGGACGGTCCTGGTCGTGGACGACGACGCGGCCATCCGGCGATCGCTGGAGCGCGGGCTGCGGCTGAGCGGCTTCGCCGTCCGCACCGCGCCCGACGGGCCCGGCGCGCTCGCCGCCGTCGCGGACGGTCCGCCCGACGTGCTGGTCCTCGATGTGTCGATGCCCGGCATGAGCGGCATCGAGGTGTGCGCGCGGCTGCGCGCCGACGGCCGGGATCTGCCGGTGCTCATGCTTTCCGCGCTCGACGAGACCGGCGACCGGATAGCCGGGCTGCAGGCCGGGGGCGACGACTACCTGGTCAAGCCGTTCGCCCTGCAGGAACTGGTGCTGCGGTTGCGCGCGCTGCTGCGCCGACGGCCGCCCGCCGTCCCGGAACAGGTGTTGCGGGTGGCGGACCTGCTGATCGACCCCGCCGCCCGCACCGTACGACGGGGCGGACGGCCGCTGGACCTCACACGACGCGAATTCGAGTTGCTGGAGGTCCTGGCCCGCAACGCCGGGCTCGTCCTCAACCGTGACCAACTGCTGGAGCGGGTGTGGGGCTACGACTTCGACGTGCGCAGCGATGCCGTCGACACCTTCGTCAGCTATCTGCGGCGCAAGCTGGAGGCCGACGGCGCACCGCGGCTGATCCAGACCGTGCGTGGGGTCGGCTTCGTGCTGCGGGAGGAGTCGTGA
- a CDS encoding sensor histidine kinase — MRLSARIGLAVCCTVPLLVLASGWLLLQLVARDLHRAEDDHLRERAAAVVPDAKALLRAGAADRPKAADTRERALYSAALDVGVRVVGPDGTFSGGPQPGPDVRLPARTGTPVTVRADGDSWRVLGRRVRTPLASGTLWVFAPDTADRGQQRLVRRRVLVTTLLAAPLSGLLAWGVSASAAAPLRRLTRGTAGLDPRTDRARPPLERSGVTEVDELAATVRNVLARYDEQAARTGEALDTARSFSSAAAHELRTPLMSMGTNLDILADHPELPEADRTEAVADLRREHGRLLGLLVMLRDLGRGDLVEAEAFRTADLTEIAEAAVADTRSRAPGARIELDAPAGIAVRGWEPGLRLLLDNLLANAVAHGADAQGCVSVSVGMRRVGEWIVLTVDDGGPGVPEPDRERIFERFRRGPASAGSGLGLTLVAQQTALHRGTVTVSDAPGGTGARFEVRLPAAAGELPDRRDWLIGTAGTYRSQSFPKEHF, encoded by the coding sequence GTGAGGCTGTCGGCCCGGATCGGACTCGCGGTCTGCTGCACCGTTCCGCTGCTGGTGCTGGCCTCCGGGTGGCTGCTGCTCCAACTCGTCGCCCGCGATCTGCACCGCGCCGAGGACGATCATCTACGGGAACGGGCGGCGGCCGTCGTGCCCGACGCCAAGGCGCTGCTGCGGGCCGGGGCGGCCGACCGGCCCAAGGCGGCGGACACCCGTGAACGTGCCCTCTACAGCGCGGCGCTCGACGTGGGCGTACGGGTGGTGGGACCGGACGGCACCTTCAGCGGAGGGCCCCAGCCCGGCCCCGACGTACGGCTGCCCGCGCGCACCGGCACGCCGGTCACCGTGCGCGCCGACGGCGACAGCTGGCGGGTGCTGGGTCGCCGGGTACGTACGCCGCTCGCCTCCGGCACGCTGTGGGTGTTCGCACCGGACACCGCCGACCGGGGCCAGCAGCGGCTGGTCCGGCGCCGGGTGCTGGTCACCACTCTGCTCGCGGCGCCCCTGTCCGGCCTGCTGGCCTGGGGCGTGTCCGCGAGCGCCGCCGCGCCGCTGCGGAGGCTGACCCGCGGCACCGCGGGACTGGACCCGCGTACCGACCGTGCCCGGCCGCCACTGGAGCGGTCCGGAGTCACCGAGGTCGACGAACTGGCCGCCACCGTGCGTAACGTGCTGGCCCGCTACGACGAGCAGGCCGCCCGCACCGGCGAGGCACTGGACACGGCCCGCTCCTTCTCGTCGGCCGCCGCCCACGAACTGCGCACTCCGCTGATGAGCATGGGCACCAACCTGGACATCCTGGCCGACCACCCCGAACTCCCCGAGGCGGACCGCACGGAAGCCGTCGCGGACCTGCGCCGTGAGCACGGCCGGCTGCTGGGCCTGCTGGTGATGCTGCGCGACCTCGGGCGCGGGGACCTGGTGGAGGCGGAGGCGTTCCGCACCGCCGACCTGACGGAGATCGCGGAGGCAGCCGTCGCCGACACCCGGAGCCGCGCGCCCGGCGCGCGGATCGAGTTGGACGCACCGGCGGGCATCGCCGTACGCGGCTGGGAACCAGGGCTGCGGCTGCTGCTGGACAATCTGCTGGCCAACGCCGTGGCTCACGGAGCCGACGCGCAGGGGTGCGTGAGCGTGTCGGTCGGCATGCGGCGCGTGGGGGAGTGGATCGTACTCACGGTGGACGACGGTGGTCCCGGGGTGCCGGAGCCGGACCGGGAGCGGATCTTCGAACGGTTCCGGCGCGGCCCGGCCAGCGCCGGCTCCGGGCTCGGCCTCACGCTGGTGGCCCAGCAGACCGCGCTGCACCGGGGCACCGTCACCGTCAGCGACGCGCCGGGTGGCACGGGGGCGCGCTTCGAGGTGCGGCTGCCGGCCGCGGCGGGTGAACTGCCCGACCGCCGTGACTGGTTGATCGGAACCGCCGGGACATACCGGTCACAGAGTTTCCCCAAAGAGCACTTCTAG